Proteins encoded together in one Anaerococcus murdochii window:
- a CDS encoding CPBP family intramembrane glutamic endopeptidase, which yields MIRNKSIKETAKTTRDLNPVIITVILSLLVIIPQYGLGQIMGLGRKIEALDDFFTFLYQKDLFFLLIIYSTALTLILAYIFAKKILKRSNLSLGLVDDKKISNYGKGILLGFGLLTLIVLILKLTGLAEISKNPSGFDTKLFLLFIPAWLIQGFEEEFLLRAILMNQMAVKGKISLAMVANSLIFAIFHLGNAGFSPMAFANIFLLGLIFSQIFYLSDSIYIVGAAHSFWNMTMANIYGITVSGNKSLGVTYFTTKLYGPDLISGGGFGVEGSIVTTIVLAILIVILIRKIKQRDLAK from the coding sequence ATGATAAGAAATAAGTCGATAAAAGAGACAGCGAAGACCACCCGAGACCTAAATCCGGTCATTATTACCGTCATCCTTTCACTTCTGGTAATAATTCCCCAATATGGACTCGGGCAAATAATGGGCCTTGGCCGAAAAATCGAGGCCTTGGATGATTTTTTCACTTTTCTTTATCAAAAGGACCTATTTTTCCTTTTGATAATTTATTCCACAGCCCTAACCCTAATTTTAGCCTACATCTTTGCAAAGAAAATCCTAAAGAGATCAAATCTTTCTTTGGGCCTTGTTGATGATAAAAAAATTTCAAATTATGGCAAGGGGATTTTGCTAGGCTTTGGACTTTTAACTTTAATTGTCCTAATCCTAAAGCTGACAGGCCTTGCAGAAATCAGCAAAAATCCATCGGGCTTTGACACAAAACTCTTTTTGCTCTTCATCCCAGCTTGGCTAATCCAAGGATTTGAGGAGGAATTTTTACTAAGAGCAATTTTAATGAACCAAATGGCAGTAAAGGGCAAAATCAGCCTGGCGATGGTAGCCAACTCCCTAATTTTTGCCATCTTCCACTTAGGAAATGCAGGCTTTAGTCCAATGGCCTTTGCAAATATATTTTTACTAGGCCTAATATTTTCGCAAATATTTTACCTAAGTGATTCAATCTATATAGTAGGAGCTGCCCATTCCTTCTGGAATATGACTATGGCCAACATCTACGGCATCACAGTTTCCGGCAACAAGTCACTAGGAGTCACTTACTTTACCACAAAGTTATATGGCCCCGACCTAATCTCAGGAGGTGGCTTTGGAGTAGAGGGCAGTATAGTAACCACAATAGTTCTCGCCATTTTAATTGTGATTTTAATCAGAAAAATAAAACAAAGAGATCTCGCAAAATAA
- a CDS encoding IS3 family transposase gives MQITTDTTEFKYLEKDKTGTYQIKKLYLNPYLDMYNSEILSYEISKQPTIEPILKALDKAIKVTNKSKEKRIFHSDQGWAYQVKQYTSKLEANGITQSMSRKGNCLDNSPMENFFGILKQEVYYGRKFYSYEHLKQTIEDFIKYYNEERIKEKLGYLSPVEYRKKNAA, from the coding sequence ATTCAAATAACAACAGACACAACAGAATTTAAGTATTTAGAAAAAGATAAAACAGGAACATACCAAATAAAGAAACTCTATCTAAACCCATACCTAGATATGTACAACAGTGAAATACTAAGCTATGAAATATCAAAACAACCAACAATAGAACCAATCCTGAAAGCCTTAGATAAAGCAATAAAGGTAACTAATAAAAGTAAAGAAAAAAGGATATTCCACTCAGACCAAGGCTGGGCATACCAGGTGAAACAATACACATCAAAACTAGAAGCTAACGGTATCACCCAATCTATGTCAAGAAAAGGCAACTGCCTAGACAACTCACCAATGGAAAACTTCTTTGGAATATTAAAACAAGAAGTATATTACGGAAGAAAATTCTACTCATACGAGCACTTAAAACAAACAATAGAAGATTTCATAAAATATTACAACGAAGAAAGGATAAAAGAAAAATTAGGATACTTATCACCAGTAGAATATAGAAAGAAAAATGCAGCATAA
- a CDS encoding ATP-binding cassette domain-containing protein, translating to MISFLIIAPIAAVVSYKSEEKISDYSSNHLDDMKNMKGYLLDSNNLSKEEMFLEDKQLPPIKDSFKGFFTNLIKKVRYESVSYNIFVYGTLNMAITLTTIISIILIIKCKMTPGSYAAVSIYISSLWDPMLDTFNTRREYVSGKPAMDSYYEFINMTPVTFDKSKIKSLEIRDYTSLGSRGEKLHQAFSQTIEKGKINLIVGDNGIGKTTLIEAIMNLTTRYDGEISINGKVLDKNSGLLFDDLVYVPANPTISEYGALKDKIKGSSGQRKLSQLKHAIKTDKSLYIFDEPTNFLDMEVKAKVLDQICDLNRKGKLVIVISHDEIFMKNSNFKVIRINK from the coding sequence TTGATTTCATTTTTAATTATTGCGCCAATAGCAGCTGTGGTTTCATATAAGAGCGAGGAGAAGATTTCAGATTATTCCTCAAACCATTTGGACGATATGAAAAATATGAAGGGTTATCTCTTAGATTCCAACAACCTAAGCAAGGAAGAGATGTTTTTAGAAGATAAACAGCTTCCACCAATTAAAGACTCTTTTAAAGGATTTTTTACTAATCTCATTAAAAAAGTCCGTTATGAAAGCGTGAGTTATAATATTTTCGTTTATGGAACCCTAAATATGGCCATCACCCTTACAACAATTATTTCGATTATCCTTATTATAAAATGCAAGATGACCCCAGGTTCTTATGCGGCTGTTTCAATCTACATTAGCTCCCTTTGGGATCCTATGCTTGATACTTTTAACACCAGGAGAGAATACGTATCTGGCAAGCCTGCCATGGATTCTTATTATGAATTTATAAATATGACCCCTGTGACCTTTGATAAGTCAAAAATAAAATCCTTGGAAATAAGAGATTACACTAGCTTAGGAAGCAGAGGAGAAAAGCTTCACCAAGCCTTTAGCCAAACTATTGAAAAAGGCAAAATTAACCTCATAGTAGGGGATAACGGGATAGGGAAAACTACCCTCATTGAAGCAATTATGAATCTTACAACAAGGTATGACGGAGAGATTTCAATCAACGGCAAGGTCCTTGATAAAAATTCGGGTCTTTTATTTGATGATTTGGTTTATGTTCCAGCCAACCCAACCATAAGCGAATACGGTGCCCTGAAAGATAAGATAAAGGGATCTTCAGGCCAGAGGAAACTCTCCCAATTAAAACACGCCATAAAAACCGACAAGTCCTTATATATATTTGATGAGCCAACAAACTTCTTAGATATGGAAGTTAAGGCCAAGGTCTTGGACCAAATTTGTGACCTTAATAGGAAGGGAAAACTAGTCATAGTTATAAGCCATGATGAGATATTTATGAAGAATTCTAATTTTAAAGTGATTAGGATTAATAAATAA